A genomic window from Cydia strobilella chromosome 26, ilCydStro3.1, whole genome shotgun sequence includes:
- the LOC134753217 gene encoding ubiquitin-related modifier 1: MAELKIQLEFGGGAELLFDKIKKREIELPAVKKYFPDCQRDTWTIKELLVWVKDNLLRERPELFLQGDSVRPGILVLINDADWELCGELNYEIQQNDSIMFISTLHGG; encoded by the exons ATGGCAGAATTAAAAATACAGCTAGAGTTTGGAGGAGGTGCGGAATTACTGTTTGACAAAATTAAGAAGCGGGAGATAGAATTGCCGGCAGTTAAGAAGTATTTCCCGGATTGTCAGCGTGACACTTGGACGATAAAGGAGCTGCTGGTGTGGGTGAAGGATAATCTGTTAAGGGAAAGGCCAGAGTTGTTTCTACAG GGTGATTCGGTTCGGCCCGGTATCCTAGTTCTAATCAACGACGCAGATTGGGAGCTGTGTGGTGAACTCAACTACGAAATTCAGCAGAATGACTCTATAATGTTCATATCTACGCTGCATGGGGGCTAG
- the LOC134753157 gene encoding zinc finger protein 62 homolog encodes MAPPFVACRICRSVEGKLKNYTDNTYLIKAYEEFSGCPFVEWPYMTKFCPECACLIRKVYKFRRKCRKSYKFVMQHLESGRKITKQFIQLSGTSLYHKPTDLSTWHSYRIPTTDYVHNPKAYKPKKKSVEEPVFYIKHLTVPKDLATEIPTVVPEPIYDFNERYYDSSDLEEELQFKPRPRIPTYTLTTKEQTLTIPEKPVVFEEPVLPPMIVEIEPPEEAPMIAEPVEDPVILPEEQNVAANLCKLDLIEEEEIDVKMEDDMIDDISEGHIEHDYVENEGKLEMKLDPDNLTLLEIKAEMERDGENVEKGEKRKKRGKEKEDCRVSKKSQQLQKRARRNQSNQELEEHFTITQFHTEEDQVQEFLKRKVGEGYLEGKYKCELCLKSFKEQKWMDAHKQKHEPPAGSYICTICHIRCRTPKLYRTHRDSNHTTRFSCRRCQFFTYSKAQALKHHGWHEGVEHTCQHCGATFRKHTTYMGHLRRAHPSAHICGVCARSFVSAYGLNLHIKAVHKDINKLENDSTRCEECDVTFVSRQMYVRHLLITDRHKEISKDILGCRKCGEQFESAEEMEKHTHYKERKYVRKDAPRRTIKCDECSEVFSHPNGVYQHYLREHPDTPYRFAVRRHYLCEQCGKTFKSPGLLQQHGLIHLGLRPPAAKKPPGRNSCRLCGKTYSKLSGLFRHKLTHLGVRRHKCHICEKAFTDTSNLKQHVQGVHLNIRRIRKR; translated from the exons ATGGCACCGCCATTTGTTGCTTGCCGTATTTGCCGGAGCGTCGAAGGAAAATTGAAAAACTATACGgacaatacatatttaataaaagcgTACGAAGAATTCAGTGGATGTCCG tttgTAGAGTGGCCATACATGACGAAGTTCTGCCCAGAATGCGCCTGCCTCATCAGGAAGGTGTACAAGTTCAGGAGGAAATGCAGAAAATCCTACAAGTTTGTGATGCAACATTTGGAGTCGGGTAGAAAG ATCACCAAACAGTTCATTCAGCTGAGCGGCACAAGCCTATACCACAAGCCAACGGACCTGTCCACATGGCACTCCTATCGCATACCCACCACAGACTACGTACACAACCCGAAGGCTTACAAGCCAAAGAAGAAGAGTGTGGAGGAGCCGGTTTTCTATATTAAACATTTGACAG TGCCAAAGGACTTAGCAACCGAAATACCAACAGTGGTCCCGGAGCCAATATACGATTTCAACGAACGTTACTACGACTCCTCAGATCTCGAAGAAGAATTGCAATTCAAACCACGGCCTAGAATACCTACTTACACTCTTACAACTAAGGAACAAACCTTGACCATTCCAG agaaACCAGTAGTTTTTGAAGAACCAGTGCTACCACCAATGATAGTGGAGATTGAACCACCAGAAGAGGCACCGATGATAGCGGAACCGGTTGAAGATCCGGTGATCTTGCCGGAGGAACAAAATGTGGCTGCAAATTTGTGTAAACTGGACTTGATTGAGGAAGAGGAGATTGATGTCAAAATGGAGGATgatatg ATCGACGACATCTCTGAAGGCCACATTGAGCACGATTACGTTGAAAACGAAGGAAAGCTAGAAATGAAACTGGACCCAGACAATCTGACGCTGCTGGAAATTAAGGCTGAAATGGAACGAGATGGTGAAAATGTAGAAAAGGGAGAGAAGAGAAAGAAGCGCGGGAAAGAGAAAG AGGATTGTCGAGTGTCAAAAAAAAGTCAACAGCTTCAAAAGCGAGCGAGACGGAACCAGTCCAACCAGGAGCTGGAGGAGCACTTCACCATCACGCAATTCCACACTGAGGAAGACCAG GTGCAAGAGTTCCTAAAGAGGAAAGTGGGCGAGGGCTACTTGGAGGGCAAGTACAAGTGCGAGCTGTGTCTCAAGAGCTTCAAGGAACAGAAGTGGATGGACGCGCACAAGCAGAAACACGAG ccgccCGCCGGATCCTACATATGCACAATTTGCCACATCCGGTGTCGAACCCCGAAGCTGTACCGCACGCACCGTGACTCCAACCACACAACCCGCTTCTCATGCAGGCGATGCCAATTCTTCACTTATAGCAA AGCGCAGGCGCTAAAACACCACGGGTGGCACGAGGGCGTCGAGCACACCTGCCAGCACTGCGGCGCCACCTTCCG tAAGCACACTACGTACATGGGCCACCTCCGACGCGCGCATCCTTCTGCCCATATATGCGGCGTCTGCGCACGCAGCTTTGTCAGCGCGTACGGACTGAATCTACACATCAAGGCTGTTCACAAG GATATAAATAAGTTAGAAAACGACAGCACGCGCTGTGAGGAGTGCGACGTGACGTTTGTGTCGCGACAGATGTATGTCAGACATTTACTCATCACAGACAGACACAAGGAAATATCTAAAGATAT attagGCTGCCGAAAGTGCGGCGAGCAGTTCGAAAGTGCGGAGGAAATGGAAAAGCACACGCACTATAAGGAGAGGAAGTATGTACGGAAAGACGCGCCGAGACGGACCATCAAGTGTGACGAG TGTTCAGAAGTGTTTTCACATCCAAATGGCGTGTACCAGCACTATCTTCGCGAACACCCCGACACGCCATACCGGTTCGCGGTGAGACGGCACTATCTGTGCGAGCAGTGCGGCAAGACTTTCAAG TCGCCGGGCTTGCTCCAGCAACACGGCCTCATCCACCTCGGGCTGCGCCCTCCGGCCGCCAAGAAGCCCCCGGGCCGCAACTCGTGCCGTCTGTGCGGGAAAACGTACAGCAAGCTGAGCGGACTGTTCAGACACAAACTG acacACCTAGGCGTCCGTCGGCACAAATGCCATATCTGCGAGAAAGCGTTCACGGACACGTCTAATCTGAAGCAGCACGTGCAGGGCGTGCATCTCAACATACGAAGGATAAGGAAGCGATAA